The Starkeya sp. ORNL1 DNA window GCGGACGCTACAAATAAAGCCTGCGCTACAAGTAAAGACGACAAAACAACTAAAATATAATATCAGGAGGAAGCAATGACGACGATCATCGACGCGCGCGGACCTTCGCGCCGCGCGCTTCTTGCCGGAGCGGTCAAGGTTGGCCTCGGTGCCGGCGCCCTCATGGTGACGGGCGCGGCGGTGATGAACCCGAACGAGGCCTGGGGCCTCGAGGTCACCAATCTCAAGCCGGAGACCATGCGCACGCTGATCGTGATGGCGCGCGACATCTATCCGCACGACCGCATTCCCGACCGCAACTACGCCATCGCCATGAAAGTCTATGAGACCGGCGCCACCGATCCCGCGCTCAAGGCGCTGGTGGAAGACGGCGTCCTCACCCTCGATACGCTCGCCAAGGCGAAATACGGCGTGGGCTACGCCGATCTCGGTTGGGAAGACCAGCGCGTCGCGATCCTGCGGCAGATCGAGGACGGCGCCTTCTTCCAGAAGGTGAGGGGCGGCATGGTGGTCAGCCTCTACAACCAGGAGGAGGTGTGGCCGATCTTCGGATACGAGGGCGCCTCGGCCGACAAGGGCGGCTATATCGACCGCGGCTTCAACGACATTGCCTGGCTTTGAGGGGAGGACGCGAACATGGCTGCACCCTTCGATCTGAATGATGATTCACTCGTCGTCATCGTCGGCTCCGGCGCCGGCGGCGGCACGCTCGGCACCGAACTCGCGCTCAAGGGCGTGAAGGTGGTGATCCTCGAGGCCGGCGCCCGGCACAGTATGGAAGACTTCGTCAACAACGAGTGGGAGAGCTTCGCGCAGCTCGCCTGGACCGACATGCGCACCACGTCCGGTACATGGCGGGTGCACAAGAACTTCCCGAACCTGCCGGCCTGGATCGTGAAGTCGGTCGGCGGCTCGACCGTGCACTGGGCCGGCGCCTCGCTGCGCTTCCAGCCGCACGAATTCAAGACCGCCAGCACCTATGGCAATATCGACGGCGCGAACCTGCTCGACTGGCCGATCACGCTCGCCGAGCTGGAGCCCTATTACGCGCAGGCCGAGGACCGGATGGGGGTGACCCGGACCAATGGCATTCCGGGCCTGCCGGGCAACAACAACTTCAAGGTGTTCGAGGCCGGGGCCAAGAAGATCGGCTACAAGGAGGTCTCGACCGGGCGCATGGCGATCAACAGCGAGCCGCGCCACGATCGCGGTTCCTGCCAGCAGATCGGCTTCTGCTTCCAGGGCTGCAAGTCGGGTGCGAAATGGTCGACGCTGATCGCGGAGATTCCGCGCGGCGAGGCGACCGGCAATCTCGAAGTGCGCCCGCAATGCATGGTGGTGAAGATCGAGCATGATGCGTCGGGCAAGGCGACCGGCGTGGTCTATGTCGACAAGGACGGCAAGACGCAGCGCCAGAAGGCCCGCATCGTCGCGGTCGCCGGCAACTCGATCGAGAGCCCGCGGCTGCTCTTGAATTCCGAAAGCGCGATGTTCCCGGACGGCCTCGCCAATTCCTCCGGCCAGGTCGGGCGCAACTACATGCGCCATATGACGGGCTCGGTGTACGGCATCTTCGAGAAGCCGGTGCACATGTATCGCGGCACCACCATGGCCGGGATCGTGCGCGACGAGGCGACGCCTAATACCAAGCGCGGCTTCGTCGGCGGCTATGAGATGGAGACGCTTTCCATCGGCGTGCCCTTCATGGCCGCCTTCATGGACCCCGGCGGCTGGGGCCGCTCCTTCAGCTCGGCGATGGACGGCTATGTCAACATGGCCGGCCTGTGGATCGTCGGCGAGGACATGCCGCAGGAGACCAACCGCGTCACGCTCAACACCGACGTCAAGGACAAGAACGGCATGCCGGTGGCGAACGTGCATTTCGACGACCACCCCAACGACATCGCCATGCGCAACCACGCCTACAAGCAGGGTTCGGCGATGTATGAGGCGGTGGGCGCGACGCGCACCATTCCGACGCCGCCCTATCCCTCGACGCACAATCTCGGCACCAACCGGATGAGCGAGAAGCCGCGCGACGGCGTGGTCAACAAGCACGGCCAGACCCACGACATACCGAACCTGTTCATCTCCGACGGCAGCCAGTTCACCACCGGCGGCGCCGAGAACCCGACGCTGACCATCGTCGCGCTGGCAATCCGGCAGGCCGACTACATTGCCGGCGAGATGACGAAGAAGACCTTCTGATCCCGTCGGGCACCCCGGCGCATTGCTCCTCCCGCCGCCGGTCCGCAAGGGCCGGCGGTTCTTTATGGAGCGCTCATCTTGCCAGCCGAGGCGCCAGCCTTTAGCACTCGCGGCCAATAGCGACGCGCACTTTCAGGCGAGGATGGACATGGCGACCCATAAGCTCCTGCTGCTTCCCGGCGACGGCATCGGCACCGAGGTGATGGCCGAGGTGAAGCGCGTCATTGCCTGGCTCGAGACCACGGGCCTCGCCTCCTTCGCGGTGGAAGAGGATCTGGTCGGCGGCGCCGCCTATGATGTGCATGGCATTCCGATCTCCGAAGAGGCGATGGTGCGCGCGCTGGCGGCCGACGCCATCCTGCTTGGCGCGGTCGGCGGCCCGAAATGGGCGAATGTCGACTATGAGGCGCGCCCCGAGGCCGGCCTGCTGCGGCTGCGCAAGGATCTCCAGCTGTTCGCCAATCTGCGTCCGGCGATCTGCTACCCAGCGCTGGCCGATGCCTCCAGCCTGAAGCGCGAGCTGGTCGACGGGCTCGATATGCTGATCGTGCGCGAACTGACCGGTGGCGTCTATTTCGGCGAACCGAAGTCCATCACCGACCTCAGCGACGGCCAGAAGCGCGCCGTCGACACCCAGGTCTATGAATCCTACGAGATCGAGCGCATCGCCCGCGTCGCTTTCGAGCTCGCCCGCACCCGCCGCAACAAGGTGGTCTCGGCCGAGAAGCACAATGTCATGAAGTCCGGCGTGCTGTGGAAGCAGGTGGTGAGCGAGGTTCACGGTGCGGAGTTCGGCGACGTGACGCTGGAGCACCAACTGGCCGATTCGTGCGCCATGCAGCTGGTGCGGGCGCCGAAGCAGTTCGACGTGCTGGTCACCGATAACCTGTTCGGCGACATCCTCTCGGACGTCGCGGCGATGCTGACCGGTTCGCTCGGCATGCTGCCGTCGGCTTCGCTCGGCGGCGTCGAGGAGATTTCCGGCAAGCGCCGCGCGCTCTATGAGCCGGTGCACGGCGCCGCCCCCGACATTGCCGGCAAGGGCCTCGCCAATCCGATCGCGATGATCGGCTCGCTCGCCATGGCGCTGCGCTATTCGTTCGGTCTCTCTGAGGCCGCCGACCGCATCGATGCGGCGATCGCCGGCGTGCTCGACAAGGGCTACCGCACCAACGATATCAAGTCCGAAGGCACCACGGTGGTCGGCACCAGCGGCATGGGCGATGCGATTCTCGCCGAGCTCGGCGGGGCGAAGTAGGCCGCGCCCGGCCTATATTCCTCTCCCCGTCGGGGAGAGGGGGCGCGTCGCTCAGGCCGCGTTCGCCCGCACCCGGTCCGGATAGCTCCTGGTGAATCGCGCCGCGCCGAGCAGCGCCAGCACGGTGGCGAAGATGCCGAATTTCGGTGGGATGTCCGGCCGGTAGATCAACACCAGGTCGGCGATCACCAGCACGGCGAAGGCCAGCGCCCAGACGGCGGTGATGACGTAATTGGTGCGCAGGAATTGCGGGCTGTCCCACAGCTCGGGCGCCACGCTTTCACGGGCATATTGCAGCGTGAAGGGCTGGCGCAGCGCAATCGTCGCCAGCACGATCAACAGCAGCCCGGCATCGACGCGCAGCCGCACCCCGAGGATCGACCAGTCGGGCTTGACGAACAGCGCATAGGCGGCGAGCCCGCCGAACAGCAGGGCGGTGCCAATTTCCAGTATCTTGGGGGAGCGGCCGTTGACGCGGTCGCGAATGACCATCGCCAAAGCAATAATCGCCGCGGCGACGAGACCTTCGGTCGCGCCGACGAGGCGATCAATCAGGGCAAAGGCGAGGAAGGGGGCGAAGGCCAGAAGGATGTTCACGGCCCGGCCCTGCCATCTGAAAGCTGATGCCGGGGATCAGTAACCCGGCAGGTAGTAGCGATCCGGAAGCGGATAGCGGCTGCCGGTGATGGAACTGTCGCTGCCGTACGAGGGATAACGCATCGCCTGCGTGTCGATATAGTTCAGATACGGCATGCTGCCGGGCTTCACCACGGTGCCGGGATCGAGATACGACTTCGGCGGCGGCTTGCGGATGATGAGGCGCGTGCTCGATCCGTCCTGAGCCTGGACCGGAACCGCAGCAGCAGCCGCGATAACAGCGGCAATGGCGAACGAGGCGAAACGCATTTTAACCTCCAAGCGACGCACCCGCCGCGTCGCGACGCTTACGTCACCTATAAGATGGACACAAGACGGCGCCGCGTCGAGGGGTGGATACCGTCAATTACGCCGGTTGGCGATGAATCGCGCCGCTTGGTCAAGAAGTGTTGCACGCGGGCCAAAGGGCGCGAGCGCCGCTTCCGCCTCCGCAACCAGTCGGCCAAGCTCGGCGCGGGCGCCGGCGACGCCGAAAAGCTCGACAAATGTTGCCTTGCCGGCCTCGGCATCCTTGCCGACTGCCTTGCCGACCGCGCCGGCGTCGCCCTCGACATCGAGCAGGTCGTCGGCGATCTGGAAGGCGCGGCCGATCGCCAGCGCATAGGTATCGAGCGTTGCGCGCTCCGCCTCGGACGCGCCGCCGAGCCGCGCGCCGGCCTCGCAGGCATAGCGCAGCAGTGCGCCGGTCTTCATCGCCTGGAGGCGCGCGACGTCGTTCACACCCAGCCGGCCGCGGCCGGCATCGTCGAATCGGCCCTCGGCGGCGAGATCCAGCATCTGGCCGCCGACCATGCCCTGCGTGCCGGCGGCACGGGCGAGGCCGGCGATCAGCGCGACGCGCACGGCCGG harbors:
- a CDS encoding Twin-arginine translocation pathway signal, whose translation is MTTIIDARGPSRRALLAGAVKVGLGAGALMVTGAAVMNPNEAWGLEVTNLKPETMRTLIVMARDIYPHDRIPDRNYAIAMKVYETGATDPALKALVEDGVLTLDTLAKAKYGVGYADLGWEDQRVAILRQIEDGAFFQKVRGGMVVSLYNQEEVWPIFGYEGASADKGGYIDRGFNDIAWL
- a CDS encoding GMC family oxidoreductase — encoded protein: MAAPFDLNDDSLVVIVGSGAGGGTLGTELALKGVKVVILEAGARHSMEDFVNNEWESFAQLAWTDMRTTSGTWRVHKNFPNLPAWIVKSVGGSTVHWAGASLRFQPHEFKTASTYGNIDGANLLDWPITLAELEPYYAQAEDRMGVTRTNGIPGLPGNNNFKVFEAGAKKIGYKEVSTGRMAINSEPRHDRGSCQQIGFCFQGCKSGAKWSTLIAEIPRGEATGNLEVRPQCMVVKIEHDASGKATGVVYVDKDGKTQRQKARIVAVAGNSIESPRLLLNSESAMFPDGLANSSGQVGRNYMRHMTGSVYGIFEKPVHMYRGTTMAGIVRDEATPNTKRGFVGGYEMETLSIGVPFMAAFMDPGGWGRSFSSAMDGYVNMAGLWIVGEDMPQETNRVTLNTDVKDKNGMPVANVHFDDHPNDIAMRNHAYKQGSAMYEAVGATRTIPTPPYPSTHNLGTNRMSEKPRDGVVNKHGQTHDIPNLFISDGSQFTTGGAENPTLTIVALAIRQADYIAGEMTKKTF
- the leuB gene encoding 3-isopropylmalate dehydrogenase gives rise to the protein MATHKLLLLPGDGIGTEVMAEVKRVIAWLETTGLASFAVEEDLVGGAAYDVHGIPISEEAMVRALAADAILLGAVGGPKWANVDYEARPEAGLLRLRKDLQLFANLRPAICYPALADASSLKRELVDGLDMLIVRELTGGVYFGEPKSITDLSDGQKRAVDTQVYESYEIERIARVAFELARTRRNKVVSAEKHNVMKSGVLWKQVVSEVHGAEFGDVTLEHQLADSCAMQLVRAPKQFDVLVTDNLFGDILSDVAAMLTGSLGMLPSASLGGVEEISGKRRALYEPVHGAAPDIAGKGLANPIAMIGSLAMALRYSFGLSEAADRIDAAIAGVLDKGYRTNDIKSEGTTVVGTSGMGDAILAELGGAK
- a CDS encoding polyprenyl synthetase family protein, with amino-acid sequence MTDSLTETLAATADAVADYMDRAITDTGTASARLADAMRHAALGGGKRLRPFLVAESAALFGVPRAGAMPAAAALECVHCYSLVHDDLPAMDDDDLRRGLPTVHRAFDEATAILAGDGLLTLAFDILAREDTHPDPAVRVALIAGLARAAGTQGMVGGQMLDLAAEGRFDDAGRGRLGVNDVARLQAMKTGALLRYACEAGARLGGASEAERATLDTYALAIGRAFQIADDLLDVEGDAGAVGKAVGKDAEAGKATFVELFGVAGARAELGRLVAEAEAALAPFGPRATLLDQAARFIANRRN